The Anopheles coluzzii chromosome 2, AcolN3, whole genome shotgun sequence genome window below encodes:
- the LOC120947759 gene encoding E3 ubiquitin-protein ligase MYLIP-A, which translates to MWCLVNLPNGTTSGVQCDPKRISQECLEKVCADLGIICETDYFGLIPVRDGDSVADVDEGTAKQWINLRNPLHLYTNDRTHPIVFSLRVKFWVPAHLILQGSVRSLFFMQARQELFDGHLRPSSWANAAYLAALLLQADGYKYDPAKVPSTSEMLPNGAASVTSSLERRPAAQGLRRPSKRKCSELECKRGSVSSQTSGGSSVPNGGHQLDEGAPAAGGYTAAGSQLGGDGANGNAPKNIYHRYGALRPAFGDADEEEEQEEGTVEPVPQPANFYQLIAQEHEKLSRIRMTATSAQYWLLEEICSLAGYGEEIFEGVTIAEPVVVCKIGVSPHGLTIVKDDEKYSVPFTAVKAAKSIKRSFRLTYMNENHEETYVELKLPNHRTAASLYRAITEKHVFYSCETVRPIVTTQFIRDLKGTIVSMFNEDTELGKRYVFDIQRTCREVYDAARRTLHARGIEIAPSAEEHAETPAAALGRLEETLRSRQDASGQLEKLLDERIREAITCPICADGEIDTTFLPCGHMTACRACAVQCDRCPLCRANIESTSKIFLPPLLQSRKGTIASRRPSETAAAGVVGGAGGGGTELAGAVASKAPAAAPLVQ; encoded by the exons GTGTGTGCCGATCTGGGAATCATCTGCGAGACCGACTACTTCGGCCTGATCCCGGTCCGGGACGGTGACAGTGTGGCCGATGTGGACGAAGGCACGGCAAAGCAGTGGATCAATCTGCGCAACCCGCTGCACCTGTATACGAACGATCGTACCCATCCGATCGTGTTCTCGCTGCGCGTCAAGTTCTGGGTACCGGCCCACCTGATCCTGCAGGGCAGTGTGCGGTCGCTGTTCTTTATGCAGGCCCGCCAGGAGCTGTTCGACGGTCATCTGCGGCCGTCGAGCTGGGCGAATGCGGCCTACCTGGCGGCGCTGCTCCTGCAAGCCGACGGCTACAAGTACGATCCGGCCAAAGTGCCCAGCACGAGCGAGATGCTGCCCAACGGTGCAGCCTCGGTGACGTCATCGCTCGAGCGACGACCAGCGGCGCAAGGACTGAGGCGTCCCTCGAAACGCAAATGCTCCGAGCTGGAGTGTAAGCGGGGCAGCGTTAGCTCGCAAACCAGTGGCGGCAGTTCCGTGCCGAACGGGGGGCACCAGCTGGACGAAGGAGCGCCAGCGGCGGGCGGCTATACTGCCGCGGGGTCTCAGTTGGGTGGCGATGGAGCCAACGGCAATGCACCAAAGAATATCTATCATCGGTACGGTGCGCTTCGACCTGCATTTGGTGATgcggacgaggaggaggagcaggaggagggcACGGTTGAGCCGGTTCCGCAGCCGGCGAACTTTTACCAGCTGATTGCTCAGGAGCACGAGAAGCTGTCGCGCATCCGCATGACGGCCACGTCGGCCCAGTACTGGCTGCTGGAGGAAATCTGCAGCCTGGCCGGATATGGGGAGGAGATCTTCGAGGGCGTCACGATCGCCGAACCGGTGGTTGTGTGCAAAATCGGCGTTAGCCCCCACGGGCTAACGATCGTGAAGGACGACGAAAAGTATAG CGTTCCATTCACCGCAGTTAAGGCGGCCAAATCGATTAAGCGCTCCTTCCGGTTGACGTACATGAACGAGAACCACGAGGAGACGTACGTGGAGCTGAAGCTGCCGAACCACCGGACGGCGGCCTCGCTCTACCGAGCAATTACCGAGAAGCACGTCTTCTACTCGTGCGAAACGGTGCGGCCCATCGTGACAACGCAGTTCATACGCGATCTCAAAGGCACGATCGTGTCGATGTTCAACGAGGACACCGAGCTCGGCAAGCGGTACGTGTTCGACATACAGCGCACCTGCCGCGAGGTGTACGATGCCGCCCGGCGGACACTGCACGCCCGCGGCATCGAGATCGCGCCGAGTGCCGAGGAGCACGCGGAGACGCCGGCCGCTGCCCTCGGCCGGCTGGAGGAAACGCTCCGCAGTCGGCAGGACGCGTCCGGCCAGCTCGAGAAGCTGCTGGACGAGCGGATACGGGAGGCGATCACGTGTCCGATCTGTGCGGACGGCGAGATCGATACTACCTTCCTGCCGTGCGGGCACATGACCGCCTGTCGGGCCTGCGCCGTACA ATGCGACCGCTGCCCGTTGTGTAGGGCTAACATCGAGAGTACCAGCAAAATCTTTCTGCCTCCACTGTTGCAGTCACGCAAGGGTACGATTGCGAGCCGGCGACCATCGGAAACGGCTGCAGCAGGTGTTGTTGGTGGCGCAGGCGGTGGTGGTACTGAGCTGGCTGGTGCCGTTGCTTCCAAGGCACCAGCCGCCGCACCTTTGGTACAATAA